One genomic region from Evansella sp. LMS18 encodes:
- a CDS encoding PIG-L deacetylase family protein: protein MSYLVVIAHPDDEVLGAGATMYKLAQEGHSVNVCILSGDVNARNFRPSTEELNEDVNNSMNILGVDKVITGDFPNIEFNMVPHLKLVQFIEKAIIETDADVVFTHHPADLNNDHLHTSLACQAAVRLFQRRDDVKPLKELLFMEVPSSTEWGLNKTMNQFTPNTFVEVGEESVDEKIKALAQYRGVMRDYPHPRSNEAIKGLAAYRGGQAGMVYAEAFESAFRRGF from the coding sequence ATGTCATATTTAGTTGTTATTGCACATCCAGACGATGAAGTTTTAGGAGCAGGGGCTACGATGTATAAATTAGCACAAGAAGGGCATTCCGTTAACGTCTGCATTCTTTCGGGAGATGTTAACGCAAGGAACTTTCGGCCAAGTACAGAGGAATTAAATGAAGATGTTAATAATTCTATGAATATTTTAGGTGTTGATAAAGTCATTACCGGTGACTTTCCAAACATCGAGTTTAATATGGTTCCACATTTAAAGCTTGTACAGTTTATCGAAAAAGCAATTATTGAAACTGACGCTGATGTTGTATTTACACATCATCCGGCGGATTTAAATAATGACCATTTACACACTTCTCTTGCATGCCAAGCCGCAGTAAGATTATTTCAACGAAGAGATGATGTCAAACCATTAAAGGAATTACTCTTTATGGAAGTTCCTTCATCTACAGAATGGGGCCTAAACAAAACAATGAACCAATTTACACCGAACACTTTTGTTGAAGTTGGCGAAGAAAGTGTCGATGAGAAAATAAAGGCACTAGCACAATATCGCGGAGTAATGAGAGATTATCCTCATCCTAGAAGTAATGAGGCGATCAAAGGCTTAGCTGCTTACCGTGGAGGACAAGCAGGTATGGTTTATGCGGAAGCTTTTGAAAGTGCATTTAGACGTGGATTCTAG
- a CDS encoding tyrosine-protein phosphatase: MIDLHCHILPNLDDGSQSFEDTLLMAEKAVEEGITTIIATPHHNNGSYENEKQTIIQKTEKVNRFLNERNIDLKVFPGQEVRIYGEVIEDYKKGIIQTLADSKYIFIELPSGYVPRYTKDMIYKLQLEGLMPVIVHPERNQELIGKPEKLYEFVKNGTLTQLTAGSIAGKFGKKIKGFSEELIEANLAHFIASDAHNTTNRSFHMTAAYDYLQQEFGEDLVYFYKENAQLVLENKHVMLEQPMPVKRRKRIFGLF; the protein is encoded by the coding sequence ATGATTGACTTGCACTGCCATATACTACCGAATCTGGATGACGGCTCCCAGTCTTTTGAAGACACACTTCTGATGGCTGAAAAAGCTGTGGAGGAAGGGATCACTACTATCATAGCTACTCCTCATCATAATAATGGAAGCTATGAAAATGAGAAACAAACTATAATTCAGAAGACAGAAAAAGTTAACAGATTTTTAAATGAAAGAAATATAGATTTAAAGGTTTTTCCGGGACAGGAAGTCAGGATATACGGAGAAGTTATTGAGGATTATAAAAAAGGGATTATCCAGACATTAGCAGACAGTAAGTACATATTTATTGAACTGCCCTCAGGTTATGTGCCGAGATATACGAAAGATATGATCTACAAACTACAGCTGGAAGGATTAATGCCGGTCATTGTCCATCCGGAAAGAAACCAGGAATTAATCGGCAAACCGGAAAAACTGTATGAATTCGTTAAAAACGGCACGCTGACTCAGCTTACTGCAGGTAGTATTGCGGGGAAATTCGGTAAAAAGATTAAAGGCTTTTCAGAGGAATTGATTGAAGCAAACTTAGCACATTTTATCGCATCAGATGCTCATAATACGACAAACCGTAGCTTTCACATGACCGCAGCTTATGACTATCTACAACAAGAGTTTGGGGAAGACTTGGTTTATTTTTATAAGGAAAATGCACAACTGGTCCTTGAAAATAAACATGTGATGCTCGAACAACCGATGCCGGTTAAACGACGCAAAAGGATATTCGGCCTCTTTTAG
- a CDS encoding CpsD/CapB family tyrosine-protein kinase, whose amino-acid sequence MEVRSLARKKKDNTQISDKQRSLIAYYDPKSPVSEQYRTIRTNIEFASVDNIVKTLMVTSSTPGEGKSTTTANLATVLGQQGKSVLVIDTDMRKPTVHFTFQLPNSSGLTNVITRQLKFDDAVYETSIPNVDVLTSGPIPPNPSELIGSRAMKQLIGELKEAYDYIIFDAPPVRAVADPLILSKYADGVVLVVRSGKTDEEAVKDAVDALKKAEANILGAVLNDVKIKDTSYYYYYSEK is encoded by the coding sequence ATGGAAGTGAGAAGTTTGGCGCGTAAAAAGAAAGATAACACACAAATTTCCGATAAACAGAGAAGTCTTATCGCTTATTATGACCCGAAATCACCGGTGTCTGAACAATACAGGACAATCCGAACGAACATAGAATTTGCTTCCGTTGATAACATAGTAAAGACTTTAATGGTCACCTCCAGTACGCCAGGTGAAGGGAAGTCAACTACGACTGCTAATCTGGCAACTGTGCTGGGACAGCAAGGTAAGAGTGTGCTGGTAATCGATACAGATATGAGGAAACCTACTGTTCATTTTACCTTCCAGCTCCCGAACTCTTCAGGGCTGACAAATGTAATTACGAGGCAGTTGAAATTTGATGATGCCGTTTATGAAACTTCTATTCCGAATGTAGATGTACTCACATCAGGCCCTATACCGCCAAACCCTAGTGAGTTAATAGGTTCACGGGCGATGAAACAGCTTATAGGAGAACTTAAGGAAGCGTACGACTATATTATTTTTGACGCTCCTCCTGTAAGAGCTGTAGCTGATCCGTTAATCCTTTCAAAATATGCCGATGGTGTCGTACTTGTTGTGAGAAGCGGTAAAACAGATGAAGAAGCGGTGAAAGATGCTGTGGATGCTTTGAAAAAAGCTGAAGCGAATATATTAGGCGCTGTGTTAAATGATGTGAAAATAAAGGATACGAGTTACTACTATTATTATAGCGAAAAGTAA
- a CDS encoding YveK family protein, with protein MEETISLREIFDTLKKRVALIISIAGAAVAISAIVSYFMLTPTYQSSTQLLVNQSVEEGQIYTQTDVRTNLELINTYNVIITSPRILEPVIDELQIARSVGELRDQINVGSQGDSQVVSISVEDTDPAMAVNIANTIAMVFQRDIVDIMNVDNVSILSSAELGENPSPVSPNPTLNMAIAFVVGLMGAVGLAFLLEFLDNTVKTEDDIEKKLGIPVLGMIATMDTSNTEVKNVSHNRRNKNGSEKFGA; from the coding sequence ATGGAAGAAACTATAAGTTTAAGAGAGATATTTGACACATTGAAGAAAAGAGTAGCTTTAATTATATCTATTGCAGGAGCTGCTGTGGCAATCAGCGCTATTGTATCTTATTTCATGCTTACCCCAACATACCAGTCTTCGACGCAGCTTTTAGTCAACCAATCGGTAGAGGAAGGACAGATATATACGCAAACGGACGTACGTACAAACTTAGAACTCATTAATACTTATAACGTTATTATCACTTCTCCTCGAATACTTGAACCTGTAATTGACGAACTTCAGATTGCTCGGTCAGTAGGTGAGCTAAGAGATCAAATTAATGTCGGAAGCCAGGGAGATTCTCAGGTAGTATCAATTAGTGTGGAGGACACAGATCCGGCAATGGCAGTAAACATTGCGAACACGATTGCTATGGTATTCCAGAGAGACATAGTAGATATTATGAATGTTGACAACGTATCTATCCTTTCTTCGGCTGAACTAGGAGAAAACCCTTCACCAGTAAGCCCAAACCCTACGCTTAATATGGCTATTGCTTTTGTGGTTGGTTTGATGGGTGCTGTTGGACTCGCATTCCTGCTTGAGTTCCTGGATAACACGGTGAAAACAGAAGATGATATTGAAAAGAAGCTTGGTATACCTGTATTAGGGATGATTGCTACGATGGATACATCGAATACAGAAGTGAAAAATGTTTCCCATAACAGAAGAAACAAGAATGGAAGTGAGAAGTTTGGCGCGTAA
- a CDS encoding nucleoside-diphosphate sugar epimerase/dehydratase, which yields MSLLILVDSIIVLFSIFLSYWLLLTTSSVMVPLAIVVSSAALFAFHHFFAHFFKLYKRVWTYASIQELIAIFKAVSLSVASTGLIQLIAFQGIYTRTLLITWMLHILLIGASRFSWRLIRDTKFAVNKDKTRTLIIGAGSGGTMVSRQLLNSESSELHPVAFIDDDFSKQNLEIMGCPVVGKTRDIQKAVEEHDIEHIIIAIPSMKKSEINHIFQQCVNTKVKTQIMPSVEDIMAGKISVGQMRDVQVEDLLGRDPVQLDTGAISNKLTGKTVLVTGAGGSIGSEVCRQVCNFNPAKIILLGHGENSIYTIEMELRNTFSEIEIEPEIADVQDAERMNEVMQKYRPDVVYHAAAHKHVPLMERNPHESVKNNVIGTKNTAEAADVAGVKTFVMISTDKAVNPTSVMGATKRIAEMVIQHMDMVSNTKFVAVRFGNVLGSRGSVIPLFKKQIAAGGPVTVTHPDMVRYFMTIPEASRLVIQAGAIAKGGEVFVLDMGEPVKIVDLAKNLIRLSGFSEEEIGIKYSGMRPGEKLFEELLGENEVHSEQIYPMIYRGKTPPVNVSVIYDLIKEFENVSIAKLREHVLDIAHFRVRELEYLEVAK from the coding sequence TTGTCTTTATTAATTCTCGTCGACTCTATTATCGTTTTATTTTCTATTTTCTTAAGTTACTGGCTCCTGTTAACCACCTCTTCAGTTATGGTACCTCTAGCCATTGTAGTAAGCTCAGCAGCGCTATTTGCATTTCACCATTTCTTTGCACATTTCTTTAAGCTCTATAAACGCGTTTGGACCTATGCGAGTATTCAGGAGCTAATCGCAATATTTAAAGCAGTAAGTTTATCTGTTGCTTCAACAGGGCTTATTCAGCTGATTGCTTTTCAGGGAATCTATACGCGTACGTTGCTAATCACGTGGATGCTGCATATTCTGCTTATCGGTGCCTCACGTTTTTCATGGAGACTCATCCGTGATACTAAGTTCGCTGTTAATAAAGATAAAACCCGGACGCTGATTATCGGTGCAGGTTCTGGCGGGACAATGGTTTCTAGACAATTGTTAAACAGTGAGAGTTCTGAGCTTCACCCAGTAGCGTTTATTGACGATGACTTTTCAAAACAAAACCTTGAAATCATGGGCTGCCCTGTTGTAGGAAAAACAAGGGATATTCAAAAAGCCGTGGAAGAACACGATATTGAACATATTATAATTGCGATTCCTTCCATGAAAAAATCAGAAATCAATCATATTTTCCAACAATGTGTTAACACAAAAGTGAAAACGCAAATCATGCCTTCTGTAGAAGATATCATGGCCGGAAAGATTTCTGTAGGCCAGATGCGTGATGTTCAGGTGGAAGATTTGCTCGGTAGGGATCCTGTTCAGCTTGATACTGGAGCTATTTCAAACAAGCTTACTGGGAAAACAGTCTTAGTTACTGGTGCGGGAGGATCGATTGGCTCGGAAGTTTGCCGCCAGGTTTGCAATTTTAACCCAGCGAAAATTATTCTCCTCGGCCATGGGGAGAACAGTATTTATACAATTGAAATGGAATTAAGAAATACATTCAGTGAGATTGAAATAGAGCCGGAAATAGCAGACGTTCAGGATGCAGAGCGAATGAACGAGGTTATGCAAAAATACAGGCCTGACGTAGTTTATCATGCAGCTGCCCATAAGCATGTACCGTTAATGGAAAGAAATCCTCACGAATCGGTAAAAAATAACGTAATCGGAACAAAAAACACTGCCGAAGCGGCAGATGTAGCAGGTGTAAAAACATTCGTAATGATTTCCACAGACAAAGCTGTAAATCCAACGAGCGTTATGGGAGCAACAAAACGGATTGCAGAAATGGTCATTCAACATATGGACATGGTAAGCAACACTAAGTTTGTTGCAGTACGGTTTGGTAATGTTCTTGGAAGTCGTGGGAGTGTCATTCCATTATTTAAAAAGCAAATTGCGGCTGGCGGACCAGTAACAGTTACACATCCTGATATGGTTCGTTACTTTATGACAATTCCGGAAGCTTCAAGATTGGTAATCCAAGCTGGCGCTATTGCAAAAGGTGGAGAAGTTTTCGTACTTGATATGGGAGAACCAGTAAAAATAGTTGATTTAGCGAAGAACCTTATCAGGCTGTCTGGTTTTAGTGAGGAAGAGATCGGTATAAAATACTCTGGAATGAGACCGGGGGAGAAACTATTTGAAGAGCTTCTCGGTGAAAATGAAGTTCACAGTGAACAGATCTATCCGATGATTTATAGAGGAAAGACGCCACCAGTGAATGTATCGGTAATCTATGATCTTATAAAAGAGTTTGAAAATGTATCTATAGCAAAGCTTCGAGAGCATGTCCTGGATATTGCACATTTCAGAGTTAGAGAACTGGAATACTTAGAAGTAGCAAAGTAG
- a CDS encoding LytR family transcriptional regulator: MKKALLIIGALLLTVVLAIGGYGYYLYSSVQSTVDQMHQPIEREKSERRDLEVNMEDREPLSFLLLGVDARAADSGRSDTLMVVTVNPEDQSMKMVSIPRDTYTEMVGRGHQDKINHAYAFGGPEMAMASVENFLDVPIDYFVTVNMEGFKDIVDALGGVTVDNDFAFSSGGHDFNEGEIFLEGDEALAFSRMRYEDPRGDLGRNDRQRQIVDAMIQEGAQLSSVTKAGSILDALGNNLTTNMTFDDMMKIQENYRDARHNSETLEITGSGGRIDGIWYYFVEEDERLRVSNTLRDHLGIDNNEVVSAD; the protein is encoded by the coding sequence ATGAAAAAAGCGTTATTAATCATTGGAGCCCTGCTCCTCACTGTTGTGTTGGCGATTGGCGGCTATGGTTACTATTTATATAGCAGTGTACAGAGCACGGTGGACCAGATGCACCAGCCTATTGAACGGGAAAAGTCAGAACGCCGGGATCTTGAAGTGAATATGGAAGATAGGGAACCATTATCTTTTCTTCTGTTAGGTGTTGATGCTCGAGCAGCTGACAGCGGCCGTTCTGACACTTTGATGGTTGTTACTGTTAATCCAGAGGATCAGTCGATGAAAATGGTAAGTATCCCTCGTGATACTTATACAGAAATGGTAGGACGTGGGCACCAGGACAAAATCAACCACGCATATGCCTTTGGCGGCCCGGAAATGGCAATGGCTTCAGTAGAGAATTTCTTAGACGTTCCAATTGATTATTTTGTAACTGTCAATATGGAAGGCTTTAAAGATATTGTTGATGCATTAGGCGGAGTTACTGTAGATAATGATTTTGCTTTTTCTTCTGGCGGTCACGACTTTAATGAAGGTGAAATCTTCTTGGAAGGTGATGAAGCACTCGCCTTCTCTCGCATGCGATATGAAGACCCTAGAGGGGACTTAGGCCGGAATGATCGTCAGCGCCAGATTGTTGATGCAATGATTCAGGAAGGTGCCCAGCTTTCCAGTGTTACTAAAGCTGGCTCAATTTTAGACGCATTAGGTAATAACCTTACTACCAATATGACTTTCGATGATATGATGAAAATCCAGGAAAACTACCGGGATGCACGCCACAACTCAGAAACACTTGAGATAACCGGCTCCGGTGGCCGTATCGACGGCATCTGGTACTATTTCGTAGAAGAAGATGAAAGACTCCGTGTATCAAACACGTTACGTGATCATCTCGGAATCGATAACAACGAAGTAGTCTCTGCTGATTAA